The Peromyscus maniculatus bairdii isolate BWxNUB_F1_BW_parent chromosome 6, HU_Pman_BW_mat_3.1, whole genome shotgun sequence genomic interval cttattaataaaaacaaactggagctgggtattgggatGACTGCTGGAAGAtctgagagacagaacaggccacagctagcTACTTTACCTtgcctgtttcctcagattagaagcctctgagtcctcatccagaatgaatctcagatgaactgctgctaaaagcctaaaagcttaaccaggcccaaagcttctagtttctggtcctcacgccttaaatacctttctgctttctgccatcatttcttgggattaaaggtgtgtgtcactatgcctggctgtttccagtgtggccttgaactcacaaagatccagacggatttctgcctctggaatgctagaattaaaggcgtgtgtgcaaccatttttctgacctctatatctagtggctgttctgttctctgacccccagataagtttattggggtgcacaatatatcaaccacaggtcAGAGGAAAATGCAGGAGTAACCCAATATCCTTTTTCCTTGTCCAACTATCTCAGGACCTTCAGAACATGGTAACCAGGATAACCTGACAGACAATTCTATAACAGAGACTTAAATAACGACACAAGTTTCCTTCCCAAAGTGTTTGCctattaagaaaatgaatggcCATTTTGCACTGCATGTTCATTTAAATTACATAGTTTTGTACAACCTGGTggttattttattcatataatcATTCATGGGCTTTTCTTAAGGCCTTTGtcttactgtgataaaatataaaaatctgtgCAGTAATTGCATGGAGTCACCCACAATGGGTGGTGCAGTTGGCTACTTTTGCTGCTGCTGAAGAATGAAAGGCACAAATCAAGCTGCCAAACGTAAGTGAGCAAAAGAAGGTTAACAGAGCAAAACAGCAATTAGctgaaaatgaacacaaataaCCCTTCCTTTATCATAGAGGCCCTGGGGTGCACCCTTACTCTGCTTGAAATAGCCAGCAACAGGAAACTGGGCCTTAAGTCCCTACTGTGGCCAGGAACGCACAGCCTTTTCTTAACATGCCttggttaaaacaaacaaacaaaaaaggttctCTGTATAAAGAGCTCAAAACACACATCCAAGCAATGCAGCCCCCAGGATCAACTCTGTGATAAAAGCAGATAATCTCTCCATACAGTCctaacagaaacaaaacatgacCATGGACAAAAGTTTAAACTTCCTTAGAactgcattaaaaacaaacaaaagaaattaaagttgggaatgtaattataaaaacaaacatgtctaTATAGCATACTATTCATTCAATATTAAAGTATGTTCTAACGCTTTGGCACAACATGTGTATCTTTTATCTCTTCTCAGTTTCTTCTATCTAGCTTTGCAGTGCTTAGTGGCTGAGTGCAGCCAGTGCCCAATTTTCTCTGCTCttatctcctcccctcccttcccttttattTCGTTTCTTTGCCTTTTAGAAACAGTATCtcctatagcctaggctggccttaaacttgctgtgtagatgaaAATGACCTTGAGCTCTTGGTCCTCTCACagccacctctggagtgctagcaCTAGAGGCATGAACCACtgtgcccagtttatgtggtgctggggttggAATCCAGGGTCTCATGGGAGCTAAACAAGAACTGAGTCACATCCCTAGGTGGCAATGTAAAGTTCTTCTGCCCTTTTATTTCTAGTTCTtggtgttgatttttttcaacttttattaagattttaaattaattcataattCGTAGTAATATCACCATGGAACCTGAAATGTAGTAATATTACATCTTGAGGTTGTTagctgtattttaaattaatggatttttaaatgtcACTACAAAAACACCAGTTATTTTACTTAGATTCCCAGGCCACAGGGAAAGAAGACAGTTTCTAGCTTAATGAATTTGCTTCTAAATATCTCAGTGTTCAACTGAAATTCTCATTTAGGGTATGTTATGATTTCATACATCAGATAACCACATTAACTTATTTTAGACACctaaatgattttaaataatgaaagggGTATTCAGACTGATGTTAGCAGGCTGTCAGCAAATCCAAGGCGCATTCAGAAAATGTTTAGGTTCCTTTCACGGCCTGCAATGCTTCTGTTAAAGTACCTATTAAttctacatgtctgtctgtcaaCAGAAGGATTTTTTCAGCCATTCCTAAGGAATATAATACACAAATACTTTCCAGAGGTACGATCTATATCCCATTTCTAACACAATCTATaagcattttcttagaaaaaaaattctaagtactCACTATATCTAGTGAGTGCAGGTTGTTCCCttgtttaaaacaacaaatgTTTACCAGAATAATCTAAATTAATCTATGTGAAAAGTATAAACACCAGAACAGAAAAGATAAGATGATGCTAATATTAAGTAATAATATTCAAGGGTCTGGAGAGCATCAGAGACATATTCTTGATTGTGTGTTTCTGTTCTGTGGGAAATAGAATTAAggtttgaaagaagaaataattgcACTTTATAAGATAAATATAGCACATTTGATGGGTAGACCTTCAAATATCCACATATTAATAAAACACCATGTCACAAATGCCTGGAGAGGAAGTAGTAAGCTGCAGTTTCCAGATCTGACTTGTTTTGACAGTGCTGTGACCATAGGTTTGACATTGTTTTCAGAACCTTGGTGTCCTTACATGTAAAATGTGGGTGCACTAGTCCTGATCTATCTGGTAGAACAGTAAAGATTCAATGAGATAGATTTGTGATGAGATTATCTAAACTTCAAGGGATGAGTCCAATGCATAACCTTGTTATgaatctggcatcctcacatGGGACACAGCTTACTAAGTTGTTTGATTGGGCTCATTGAGATGACTTCTGAGGGTTTTAATCATGAAACATATTGCCTTTGAGATAATTTTAAACTGATGTTTGCACTTGTGTTTATGGAAGGAAGGGTCTTCCAGTATCCTTGGGCATCACACAGCTTTGCCCACTAATCAGTTGCTAGATACTGAAGCCATGAGTTACATAAAAGAGAGTTGATTTGTTTTGTAGCTgatgaggagaaggggagagactcCAGTCTCAAATCTGTcttccttgagacaggatttgGGACAGGTAGGAAAGTCAGATGATTaaagatagataaagagaaaagattttaaaGTGATCAGAGATTTGctcatagaaaattttaaaaaaaagaaagtcatggCTATTCAGCAGATGCATGTTCAGAAAATATAATTAGTATGAAATGAATATAGATTATCTAGTCACCTGACGTGAAAAACTCATCCATTAGACACCTGTGCAGACCCAGGGAAAAGACAATGGGATCAATAGAAATGGTTTTGATGTCCCTAAAATAATAGCTTATGAAACTACTATCCAAGTAGTACATATGAGAGAAGTGTTAAAAGCAAAGTCACAAATAATACATGCCTTAGCTTTTGACTTCCAGAATGAGtaaattttaaagcaaactaAAAGCAAGAAACTAAAGGAGAGCACAGAGGCTCAGAGTCAGAGATGTAATTATCTAAATGGTTGCCTGGTATAGATGAATCTAGGCCACCTGAGCTTGTTGGCTGGTGACTACCAAAGTTAGGTTCTGTCTCCTGATGGAGAATCAGAAAATGAGGTCTTTATACTTTTGATGGTTTCAGTCTTGAGAATGACTCTTGGGTCCCTGGGAGATGCTGCTGAGCTGCAAGAGATATTTACAAGTGTAAGTGTAAGATATTTACAATTGAtcacattctgacaataaagtttactttggaACAGAGAAGCAATAGGGAAGCCACCAGTGATCTCTACTTCTTCCATTCCTCAATCCAAAAGATTTAAGATCCTCTCTTTGGCCTGCCTTACTAccccctgtctcctctctgtccttagTCTAAGATCTCTATGGTTGATTTTGGCCAGCTAGTGACTAGCTCTGTCTTCtaactcaaagcaaactttattgtcagaatgcgATCAAAATATCACGCAACATAAGCCCTTCTTTTTGGTCAAAGCTCAACAGATTACTGTGGCCCACTGAACAAGCACTAGATTTGTGCACATGCTTAGCCAAGCTCTGTTACTGAGTGACATGCTCAGCCATGGTCTAGCTTTAGGTTACATGTTTCAATGAGCTATATTCCTAGGCTATTCTTTGATGTTTTGTTCAAATAGGATCTTTTTGGAATATGAGAGAACATCAAGAATTAGAGGCATCTGGctgagtgtggtgatgcatgcctttaatctcaacactgagGGAGCAGAGCTGGTTGGaacttggtgagtttgaggcagacctgtgaggtccaggacagctagagctatgcagagagaccctggctcaaaaaacaacacaaaaataagtaaattaattaaaggAACCTAGAAAAGAGATAAGGTTtgattgtgttgttttgttgttgttgggtgtgCTAGGCAGTCAGAACTCATGCAGGGGTTTAGACTAGAGGATCTAGTGAGTCATCACTCAATAAATTTTGGCTCAAACATAAATTGCAACTTGATTAAGGCTTTCAGCCTCACATGTATCTTATGAATAGGTGATAACATTTACCTGTTTTTCATATCCTAAATAATACTTGTTCCTTCTCTTTAGGAAGTAGTTCCAAGTCTCTGAGAGCCCAGAGAGTGAATTTTCAGTACCTTTGCCCCAGGAcactctgaaaacaaaaatctaatttCTCTTCTAATGGGAAAAAAACCCAATTCATTCTATTATATCTTATAATTTAGATAGGAAAGATTGCTTCTCAGGAAATTCTTTAAAGTGAAGAAATCCTGGGGGAACACATCGCTTGGTACAGGGTAGCTAAACCCAGGATAACAAGGAAAATATTGCCTTGTGGATGAATGCTTTTGCTCAGCTCTTGAGAGACAATCAGTCATCCAGACAACCTTCATCTTGGTGTTGTGCCTCACTTTATGTTGTTTTctttcaataattttaaatacattgaTATTTAGGgcatttctaattttaattttacatatatgagaAATTGATCTGTGTTTGAAAAGAGAGGTTCATTTACATTTAAGAACATATTTAAATTAAAGAACAGTTTTGAATAGATATTactcattaaaaataacattatgaaaTTAAATCTTCAAGTGGCTGTAAAATATTCAGTGAGATACTATGTACaagaaaaacttgaaaatacATCAATTAAactgttttgttggtggtgatggtgccaTACTGGATTGATAAAGAAGAtttgaaaatgctttaaaatacaaAAGTCTTAATGAGTAATAAAAGTCATTGAAGAGtttggtgggacagaaaaatcatagaggcagtgatgaggaggaaTTGAGTAGAGGAATGTGTTTATTCAGTTTGTACATCATGCCAGGCACTGTTGGGAACATACACCATGCAGTTCAATGAATCCTCAAAATAAACACAGATGATATCATATGGAACAATGAGAAGGatcaggaagagaaggaagtagaggaggaagaggaggggagggagaagaagaagaaattaagatTCATGTCCCAAATTGGAGTTAAGGCAAAGGAATATGTTCGAAATCCATCCCTTAGTCTTTAAGATTGGTCTGTGGGTCACTGAGATTCCCTAAGCTCCCTACGACCAGCTGTAGAATCGCATTCCCTTTTTAGTATTAtgacataagtaaataaataaattttaaaatgtatttatatcacTATAGGTTCTCTCTCAAAATATCATGCCCCATAGACTCACCCTTCTTCTCAGTATAATAGAAAATGCAATACAAATGTGTTGAGATGCAGTAAAGGACATCTCAACCCATGGTTTGGCTATTGGTACTTCCCACCAAAACAAGCAATGCCATACCAGAGTCAACTTGATAACCAAGAGCACCACAGAGTAACTAGGCAGCATATAGGGAATACTCACAGATGTGATGGATAAAGAACTTGCTCATATCCTAGGCTGGACAGAGTGAGGCACTAAGATTTCATCATGCTACTCAGAATGGTGTGCAAATTAAAATTCTGACTCATTGACTTCTGAAATTGTCCACTAATATTTTCAGACTGTAACTgacaaaaaagagaatatagatatgaggtagatcattggcatctttagggaatcctgaaaagaaaaagtttgggttaattgtcaagtcctgggagaggtaggacctgtatcatttgttgtacagtctctgcataatgggaaattgcagggcttgtctcaagtccttgctctaGTTGTCTGtgatctggatcatctcagctagctatctcgaaattgtcctgagcagtttgtagtccaaagctaatctttctgtggtgttaatcagcttaatggctttgcCATAGTctatgtggaatcatctttgtggggccCTGTCTTCCTTTAGAAGATTTCAAAGTTGATGTtgggcgtggtcatggttcccctgcagatttttttttttgcctcctccaTGGTTTGGaacaatcacagtctgataaatgtctgtcttttagaatcatgaatgttcttccctagaagagaaaatcttcacagcaagtTCTCCCTACCATTTGTCTTGCCTAagtgacctttgccaatgctttcttgtaacacgatggtcctagCAATTCTtttctgaacaagcagcagtaaacccttcatcccaggtaacAGCAttactgcagtcaccaacacaatgagaagcagccagcaactcagagcatcagctactgcctccatggtcccaccactgtttgtggctcagcccTGGgcgaagcttctccttagcaagcctgcTAGGCCAGCCTCatacttgggatcctcctgcctctgcctccttcagtaaatccaaccagtgtgaTTCACCATAGTGGCTGAGGGTAGCTCGGGTCTGGGCTGGGGcccgcaaggccacaggcaaatggcttttttgtgaattcgtACCACAAAcgttggatgccagatgtagcatgaatcttaaaagggtcttattaataaaatcaaacccgggagccaggtattggggtgaatggctggaagatcagagaagcagaacaagccacagccacctcaccttgccaattcctcagctgatcctgtttcctcagaatggaagcttctgagttcttatccaaatggatcccagctgaactgtgcttctcaaaagcctaaaagcttaaccaactctagttcctggttttcacgccttatacatctttctgctttctgccatcacttcctgggattaaaggcgtgagtcaccatgcctggctgtttccagcgtGGCGTTAAACTCACAGATTTGGATGTATCTCTGcttgccaagtgataggattaaaggcgtgtgtaccaccattttctggcctctatgtctatctagtggctgttctgttctctgaccccagataagtttattagggtgcacaatattttggggaacacagtgtCACCACATACAtattcctctcctctttctgtcccttcttccaaaATGTTTCCTGTGCCTTGGAAGGAGTGCTACCAGCACAAACAActaaataatgaataattttCCATTGTTTTGGAAGGGGCATTATATCAAAgaagatattctctctctctctctctctctctctctctctctctctctctctctctctctctgtctgtctttctccaaGAGAAGATTAAATCATCTTTTATGTCATTCATGTAATCATTAACACATAGCTCTTAGCTTAATATGAGTACTTACTTTTTGGCTAATGTACAATGAAATATTGCTGTAGCAACAAACTGAAAGGATATTATTGCTGTAAAAGACCTTTGGATTGTACAAGCTTCACTTGCTAATTTATCTAATGTTCAAGAATCTCCCACCACCCAAAGACCTGTGTCATCCTGAGATACAacattttgtgttttcagaagTCTGATTTAGTAGTACCTtggccaggtatggtgatattttatttgtgctgaaatgtaattttatttgtatgttaataaataaagttgtgtgGAGGTCAAACCTAATAACAAGCCACTTATCAgaaagtctggcagtggtaggacacacccttaatcccaatcacctGGTAGGCggagtctctgagagttcaaggacacagccagcatggtgacacacacctttaatctcattaccaaccatagagacctggaggtctgtatggacaggcagtgacgaggaagtcacgtggttgggtttagaaccaatgagaaggcagaagagaaaggcaataaaaagacaggttaCACAGAAGGTCTCTCtgtctcaggggaaggacggcagcgactggtaagctaaaggctagtCACCagttctctgacctcttgggcttttaactctttatttggctctgtgtttcttacttattaagactgtttagaattatatCTACATTTAGCAGTCAGCTAAGTGGCGGTGTGCGGTGCAGACATGGCTTACAACAAGATCCCGTCTCGGTGGTTGAACTGTCCGAGGCGCGGCCAGCCGGTGGCAGGAAGATTCTTACCACTGAAGACAATGCTAGGGCCAAGATTTGATAGTCAAGTTGCTGAAGAAAACCGGTTCCATCCCAGTATGTTCTCAAATTATCTAAAGAGTCTGAAGGTTAAAATGAGCTTATTGGTGGATCTGACAAATACTTCCAGGTTCTATGACAGAAATgacatagaaaaagaaggaatcaaGTATATCAAACTACGGTGTAAGGGATATGGTGAATGCCCCACGACTGAGAATACTGAGACATTCATTCGCCTGTGTGAGAGGTTTAGTAAAAGAAGCCCACCTGAACTTATAGGTGTTCACTGTACCCATGGCTTCAACCGGACAGGTTTCCTTATATGTGCTTATTTGGTTGAGAAGATGGGTTGGAGTATTCAAGCAGCAGTTGCTACATTTGCCCAAGCCAGACCACCAGGAATCTATAAGGGTGACTATTTGAAGGAACTTTTTCGGCGATATGGTGATATAGAagaagcaccaccaccacctgtcttgCCAGATTGGTGTTTtgaggatgatgatgaagatggaaAAAAGGACTCAGAACCAGGGTCAAGTGATTCCTttgataaaaggagaaaagaacgGTTAAAACCGGGTGCTATTTTCTTGGAAGGTATAACTGTTAAAGGTGTAACTCAAGTAACCACTCAACCAAAGTTAGGAGAAGTACAGCAGAAATGTCATCAGTTCTGTGGCTGGGAAGGGTCTGGGTTTCCTGGAGCACAGCCTGTTTCCATGGACAAGCAAAATATTAGACTTTTAGAGCAGAAGCCATATAAAGTAAGCTGGAAGGCAGACGGTACACGTTACATGATGTTGATTGATGGCACAAATGAAGTTTTTATGATTGACAGAGATAACTCAGTGTTTCATGTTTCAAATATGGAATTTCCATTTCGCAAAAATCTCCACATGCATTTATCAAATACCCTTTTGGATGGGGAAATGATCATTGACAAAGTAAATGGACAGGCTTTTCCAAGATATTTAATATACGACATAATTAAATTCAATGCACAACCAGTTGGAGATTGTGATTTTAATATTCGCCTGCAGTGTATTGAATGTGAAATCATAAGTCCACGACATGAAAAAATGAAGACTGGGCTCATTGACAAAACACAGGAACCATTTAGTGTGAGACCTAAACAATTTTTTGACATCAATATTTCAAGAAAGCTCCTGGAAGGAAATTTTGCCAAAGAACTCAGCCATAAGATGGATGGACTTATTTTTCAGCCTATTGGAAAATACAAACCTGGTCGATGTGATGATATTTTGAAATGGAAACCTCCCAGTCTGAACTCTGTGGATTTTCGACTAAAGATAACAAGAATGGGAGGAGAAGGGTTGCTTCCACAGAAGGTTGGCCTTCTCCATGTTGCAGGTTATGAAAGAGCCTTTGCAcaaatcaagttgacaaaagaacTAGAACAGtacaacaacaaaatcatagaatgcAAATTTGAGAACAACAGCTGGGTCTTTATGAGACAGAGAATAGACAAAAGTTTCCCAAATGCCTACAACACAGCCATGGCTGTGTGCAATAGTATCTTGAACCCTGTCACCAAGGAGATGCTGTTTGAATTCATTGACAGATGTGCAGCAGCTACCCAAGGACAGAAGCGAAAGTATCCCCTGGACCCTGACACAGAGCTCATGCCAGCCCCACCTCCCAAGAGACTGCACTGGCCAACCTAGTCCCTGCCTCTGACCTCATGcttaagaggaaagaagaaagagaagaatgctGTTGCCTCATTTACACAGCCAGAGAAATTGAAGAGACAAATGTGGCTTGGCACTGACACATGTGTTTTAAGGAAAGACATTATAAGAGAGTTctattagtaatataagttaggatagacagtgaatcaggtacattttggacttaccaaaataggatagataatggaattattttctctgaatttgtcaaatgcaaatggctagacattgtttaggtatttattggttgtatatattgtatatagttattgtacttattgtatatagtttttgttatattagttataacgtttttccttttttctttttattaaaataaaaaggggaaatatggtgatattttatttgttctgaaatgtgattttatttgtatgttaataaataaagttgcctgggagtcagagctaagagtaagccatttagcagaagtctggcagtggtagcacatgcccttaatccaatcacatggcaggcaaagtatctgtgtgttcaaggacacagccagcatggtgacacatgcctttaatcccagtaccaaccacagagacctggaggtctgtatagactggcagtgatgaggaagtcatttggttgggtttagagccaatgagagggcagaacagaaaggcaataaaaagacggGTCACACAAGAGAAGGTCTCTCTGtatcaggggaaggacggcagcaactggtaagctaaaggctagtcgcaagtgctctgacctcttgggcttttaacatttagaattacatctacagccaGGGGCTCAATAACAAATACAGGCAAACAGGGAAAGGCAATTTGTGTCTGTTCTGTGTCATGGTAAACCTGTGGTGCCAGCTGTCTGCCAGAAATCTGCCCCCCAAATGCAAATATAGCAGACAATAATCCGTTCATTATACAATGAAACAGCCAAGAAGAACCATTATGGTGATTGAAAACACTTGCTAGGGCAAGTGTTTCTCTGGCCCAGTCCACCAGCTGGCAAAGGGTAGTTGGGCTAGGCTTTCCCTACATGCATAACTCCAAGGTTGATGTTAACACAAACTAAAGCGTTAATGGTGCCCCCTAGAGTTGTCTAATATGATATTCCTATATTCTGCCTAATCCACAATTttactggcttttgttttgttttgtcttgttttgttttttgttgttgttgttgttgtttttctgttctgaATATCTAGAGGGCTTTTGGCATAAAAATGGAGAGGGCAAATGGTTGTTATTTGATTagttcttgttttctgttgggTCTCCTTGCTCATCATCCCACATAATGATCCAATTATATTTGGTAAAGTCAAATAGGTTTTAGTTTTTATGTTGTTAGAAGTAAGAACTTCTCTCAAATATTCCTGTTGACAGGTCACTTCAGTCATTCTGTTTTAATAATTAAGGAGTTCTGTACATATGAAGGAAGTACAGGTTAAATAACCTtaagacaaaaggaaaaccaaaattgTTGTTTCATACAAGAGAAAAACTCAGCAATGAG includes:
- the LOC102908995 gene encoding mRNA-capping enzyme-like isoform X2; this encodes MAYNKIPSRWLNCPRRGQPVAGRFLPLKTMLGPRFDSQVAEENRFHPSMFSNYLKSLKVKMSLLVDLTNTSRFYDRNDIEKEGIKYIKLRCKGYGECPTTENTETFIRLCERFSKRSPPELIGVHCTHGFNRTGFLICAYLVEKMGWSIQAAVATFAQARPPGIYKGDYLKELFRRYGDIEEAPPPPVLPDWCFEDDDEDGKKDSEPGSSDSFDKRRKERLKPGAIFLEGITVKGVTQVTTQPKLGEVQQKCHQFCGWEGSGFPGAQPVSMDKQNIRLLEQKPYKVSWKADGTRYMMLIDGTNEVFMIDRDNSVFHVSNMEFPFRKNLHMHLSNTLLDGEMIIDKVNGQAFPRYLIYDIIKFNAQPVGDCDFNIRLQCIECEIISPRHEKMKTGLIDKTQEPFSVRPKQFFDINISRKLLEGNFAKELSHKMDGLIFQPIGKYKPGRCDDILKWKPPSLNSVDFRLKITRMGGEGLLPQKVGLLHVAGYERAFAQIKLTKELEQYNNKIIECKFENNSWVFMRQRIDKSFPNAYNTAMAVCCLNSLTDVQQLPKDRSESIPWTLTQSSCQPHLPRDCTGQPSPCL
- the LOC102908995 gene encoding mRNA-capping enzyme-like isoform X1; its protein translation is MAYNKIPSRWLNCPRRGQPVAGRFLPLKTMLGPRFDSQVAEENRFHPSMFSNYLKSLKVKMSLLVDLTNTSRFYDRNDIEKEGIKYIKLRCKGYGECPTTENTETFIRLCERFSKRSPPELIGVHCTHGFNRTGFLICAYLVEKMGWSIQAAVATFAQARPPGIYKGDYLKELFRRYGDIEEAPPPPVLPDWCFEDDDEDGKKDSEPGSSDSFDKRRKERLKPGAIFLEGITVKGVTQVTTQPKLGEVQQKCHQFCGWEGSGFPGAQPVSMDKQNIRLLEQKPYKVSWKADGTRYMMLIDGTNEVFMIDRDNSVFHVSNMEFPFRKNLHMHLSNTLLDGEMIIDKVNGQAFPRYLIYDIIKFNAQPVGDCDFNIRLQCIECEIISPRHEKMKTGLIDKTQEPFSVRPKQFFDINISRKLLEGNFAKELSHKMDGLIFQPIGKYKPGRCDDILKWKPPSLNSVDFRLKITRMGGEGLLPQKVGLLHVAGYERAFAQIKLTKELEQYNNKIIECKFENNSWVFMRQRIDKSFPNAYNTAMAVCNSILNPVTKEMLFEFIDRCAAATQGQKRKYPLDPDTELMPAPPPKRLHWPT